In one Saccharibacillus brassicae genomic region, the following are encoded:
- the proS gene encoding proline--tRNA ligase: MASDKQDKQFVTEITPQSEDFSRWYIDVIKKAELMDYAPVRGCIVFRPDGYAIWEHIQQEMDRRFKETGHRNAYFPMLIPESFFQKEKEHIEGFNPELPFVTEAGGDILEERLAVRPTSETMFGHMYSKWIKSYRDLPVLINQWANVMRWEKRTMPFLRTSEFLWQEGHTAHEDEKDAREETMRMLELYRDFVEDFLALPVIMGQKTPSEKFAGAVDTFSIEAMMKDGKAVQAGTSHYMGTNFAKAFEIQYLNRDNELEFTHTTSWGTSTRLIGSLIMAHGDDRGLVIPPKVAPTQVILIPIGPPKMRDMVIERADALFAELKAAGIRVAMDDRADVRPGWKFNEYEMRGVPVRIEIGPRDIENGVCLLASRLGGDKLTVQLDNVVADVKQLLDDVQTGMFKRALEFRDEHFHAVDNLDQMRAQMEEKRGFFLAGWCGSEACEDTVRAETGATSRNIPFDPQERKNTCVACGEASKHTVVFAKAY, encoded by the coding sequence ATGGCAAGCGACAAACAGGACAAACAGTTCGTTACGGAAATCACGCCGCAGAGCGAAGACTTTTCGCGCTGGTACATCGACGTTATCAAAAAAGCGGAATTGATGGATTACGCGCCGGTTCGCGGCTGCATCGTGTTCCGTCCGGACGGCTACGCAATTTGGGAACATATTCAGCAGGAGATGGACCGCCGGTTCAAGGAAACGGGACACCGCAACGCCTACTTCCCGATGCTGATTCCCGAAAGCTTTTTCCAAAAAGAGAAAGAGCATATCGAAGGATTCAACCCGGAGCTGCCGTTCGTTACGGAAGCCGGCGGCGATATTCTCGAAGAACGTCTGGCGGTGCGTCCGACTTCGGAGACGATGTTCGGCCATATGTATTCCAAATGGATCAAATCGTACCGCGACCTGCCGGTGCTGATCAACCAATGGGCCAACGTCATGCGCTGGGAGAAGCGTACGATGCCGTTCCTGCGCACGAGCGAATTCCTGTGGCAGGAAGGCCATACCGCGCATGAAGACGAGAAGGACGCACGCGAAGAAACGATGCGCATGCTCGAACTGTACCGCGATTTCGTCGAAGACTTCCTCGCGCTGCCGGTCATCATGGGCCAGAAGACGCCTTCCGAGAAATTCGCGGGCGCGGTCGACACATTCTCGATCGAAGCCATGATGAAAGACGGCAAAGCGGTGCAGGCCGGTACGTCCCATTACATGGGCACGAACTTCGCCAAAGCGTTCGAAATCCAATACCTGAACCGCGACAACGAATTGGAATTCACGCATACGACGTCGTGGGGAACGAGTACCCGCCTGATCGGCTCGTTGATTATGGCGCACGGCGACGACCGCGGCCTGGTCATTCCTCCGAAAGTGGCGCCGACCCAGGTTATCCTTATTCCGATCGGCCCGCCGAAAATGCGCGATATGGTCATCGAACGCGCCGACGCGCTGTTTGCCGAACTCAAAGCGGCCGGCATTCGCGTCGCCATGGACGACCGCGCCGACGTGCGTCCGGGCTGGAAATTCAACGAATACGAAATGCGCGGCGTGCCGGTCCGGATCGAAATCGGGCCGCGCGATATCGAGAACGGCGTCTGCCTGCTGGCTTCGCGCCTGGGCGGCGACAAGCTGACCGTGCAGCTCGATAACGTGGTCGCCGACGTCAAGCAGCTGCTCGACGACGTGCAGACCGGCATGTTCAAGCGGGCGCTCGAATTCCGCGACGAACATTTCCACGCCGTGGACAATCTGGATCAAATGCGTGCGCAGATGGAAGAAAAACGCGGATTTTTCCTCGCCGGCTGGTGCGGAAGCGAAGCCTGCGAAGACACGGTGCGTGCCGAGACGGGCGCAACGAGCCGCAACATTCCGTTCGATCCGCAGGAACGCAAAAATACGTGCGTGGCATGCGGAGAAGCATCCAAGCATACGGTCGTATTCGCCAAAGCGTATTAA
- a CDS encoding isoprenyl transferase: protein MINRFRSWIGPKERELASGPAEPSAENVPQHIAIIMDGNGRWAKKFGMPRIVGHQSGMKAVKRATIAADEMGVRYLTLYAFSTENWSRPKEEVDFLMRLPQEFLALELEELIQKNVQVRMMGNMENLPEHTLKAMREAIRRTQGNTGLVLNFALNYGARRELVEGIREIARGVEAGRIRAEDIDQAMISAHLQSVDMPDPDLLIRTSGELRISNFMLWQIAYSELWFTNAYWPEFGREHLREAVAEYQRRTRRYGGLK from the coding sequence ATGATAAATCGGTTTCGCTCGTGGATCGGTCCGAAGGAACGCGAGCTGGCATCCGGACCGGCCGAGCCGTCGGCAGAGAACGTACCGCAGCATATCGCCATCATCATGGACGGCAATGGCAGATGGGCCAAAAAATTCGGCATGCCGCGCATTGTCGGTCACCAAAGCGGGATGAAAGCGGTCAAGCGGGCCACGATCGCGGCGGACGAAATGGGTGTGCGCTATCTGACGTTGTATGCCTTCTCCACGGAAAATTGGAGCAGGCCCAAAGAGGAAGTCGACTTCCTGATGCGGCTGCCGCAGGAGTTCCTGGCCCTTGAACTTGAAGAGTTGATTCAGAAAAACGTACAGGTACGCATGATGGGCAATATGGAAAACCTGCCCGAACATACGCTCAAAGCGATGCGGGAAGCGATTCGCCGCACGCAGGGCAACACCGGACTCGTGCTCAATTTCGCTTTGAATTACGGAGCCCGCCGAGAGCTTGTCGAAGGCATTCGCGAAATCGCCCGCGGCGTCGAAGCGGGACGGATCAGAGCGGAAGACATCGATCAGGCCATGATTTCCGCGCATCTGCAAAGCGTCGACATGCCCGACCCCGATTTGTTGATCCGCACGAGCGGCGAACTGCGCATCAGCAATTTTATGCTGTGGCAGATCGCGTACAGCGAACTGTGGTTCACGAACGCGTATTGGCCGGAATTCGGCAGGGAACATCTTAGGGAAGCGGTAGCGGAATACCAGCGGCGTACGCGTCGTTACGGCGGTTTGAAATGA
- the rseP gene encoding RIP metalloprotease RseP yields MMTLQIVVLTVLMFFVVVTVHEWGHYYFAKRAGILVREFAIGFGPKLFAYKRDETMFTLRLLPLGGYARMAGEDPELDPIQPGQTIAVRLSDAGVVKKIFLDQLDNRRNVVIGEIEWIDIEERMQIRLNVDGETQHLEVDRKADIVTRGQELQVAPKDRQFRSKSVGKRALAIFAGPLMNFVLAFVLFLIYVQVAGVPDEKATGVEVSSVVAGTPAASAGLQEGDVVQSIDGQPVQGELSTVTQLINASGGQPVEMSVQRGGESLQIPVTPKMVKTEDGREVLQVGIALSQLKRTASFTETFQFAGESFKNGSTAILDALRKLVFERFDINQLAGPVGTLQATGQIASQGIDQMILWTALVSINLGIFNLLPIPMLDGSRLIFLGIEAIRRRPIDPNKEGIVHFVGFGLIFLLMIAVTYNDILRIIRG; encoded by the coding sequence ATGATGACACTTCAGATCGTCGTTCTGACCGTATTGATGTTTTTCGTCGTCGTTACGGTCCATGAATGGGGACATTACTACTTTGCCAAGCGCGCGGGGATTCTCGTACGCGAGTTTGCGATCGGCTTCGGTCCCAAGCTGTTTGCTTATAAACGAGACGAGACGATGTTCACCCTGCGCCTGCTTCCGCTCGGCGGCTATGCTCGAATGGCCGGAGAAGATCCCGAACTCGATCCGATCCAGCCCGGGCAGACGATCGCCGTCCGTTTGTCGGATGCCGGCGTCGTCAAGAAAATTTTTCTCGACCAGCTCGATAATCGCCGCAATGTCGTAATCGGCGAGATCGAATGGATCGATATCGAAGAACGGATGCAGATTCGCCTGAACGTCGACGGCGAAACGCAGCATTTGGAAGTCGATCGCAAAGCGGATATCGTCACACGCGGCCAAGAGCTTCAGGTGGCGCCCAAAGACCGTCAATTCCGCAGCAAAAGCGTCGGCAAACGGGCGTTGGCCATTTTTGCCGGACCGCTGATGAACTTCGTGCTGGCTTTCGTGCTGTTCCTGATCTACGTACAGGTGGCAGGCGTGCCGGACGAGAAAGCGACGGGCGTCGAAGTGTCGAGCGTCGTAGCCGGAACGCCGGCCGCTTCCGCCGGGCTGCAAGAAGGCGACGTGGTGCAATCGATCGACGGACAGCCGGTGCAAGGCGAACTGTCCACCGTCACCCAACTGATCAACGCTTCCGGCGGACAGCCGGTCGAGATGTCGGTGCAGCGCGGCGGCGAAAGTCTGCAAATCCCGGTTACGCCGAAAATGGTCAAAACGGAAGACGGGCGCGAAGTGCTTCAGGTCGGCATCGCGCTGAGCCAGCTCAAGCGCACCGCTTCCTTTACCGAGACGTTCCAGTTTGCGGGCGAATCGTTCAAAAACGGCAGTACGGCGATTTTGGACGCGCTGCGCAAATTGGTGTTCGAACGCTTCGACATCAACCAGCTCGCCGGTCCCGTGGGTACGCTTCAGGCGACCGGGCAGATTGCGAGCCAGGGCATCGACCAGATGATTCTGTGGACGGCGCTCGTCAGTATCAACCTCGGCATTTTCAACCTGCTGCCGATTCCGATGCTCGACGGCAGCCGGCTCATTTTCCTCGGGATCGAAGCGATCCGCAGACGGCCGATCGATCCGAACAAGGAAGGCATCGTACATTTCGTCGGCTTCGGGCTCATTTTCCTGCTGATGATCGCCGTCACGTACAACGATATTTTACGCATCATCAGAGGATAG
- the tsf gene encoding translation elongation factor Ts: MAVNASAVKELRERTGAGMLDCKKALEETNNDIDKAVDVLREKGLSAAANKAGRTATEGTVESYIHAGGRIGVLVEINCETDFVGKTDQFKSFARDIAMHIAAANPLYVRREEVPTEALEKEKEILKAQALNEGKPEKIVEKMVEGRINKYYEEYCLLEQSFVKDPDKTISQLLNEKVSTIGENISIRRFARFELGEGLEKKVDNFVEEVMAQVK; encoded by the coding sequence ATGGCAGTAAACGCGAGCGCGGTAAAAGAACTTCGTGAAAGAACAGGCGCAGGTATGCTTGATTGCAAAAAAGCGCTGGAAGAAACCAACAACGATATCGACAAAGCGGTAGACGTACTCCGCGAAAAAGGCTTGTCCGCAGCAGCGAACAAAGCCGGCCGTACCGCTACAGAAGGCACGGTAGAATCGTACATCCACGCAGGCGGCCGTATCGGCGTTCTCGTGGAAATCAACTGCGAAACGGACTTCGTCGGCAAAACCGACCAGTTCAAGAGCTTCGCGCGCGACATCGCGATGCATATCGCTGCCGCTAACCCGCTCTACGTTCGTCGTGAAGAAGTACCGACAGAAGCTCTTGAGAAAGAAAAAGAAATCCTGAAAGCCCAAGCGCTCAACGAAGGCAAACCGGAAAAAATCGTTGAGAAAATGGTTGAAGGCCGCATCAACAAATACTACGAAGAATACTGCCTGCTGGAGCAATCGTTCGTTAAAGATCCGGACAAAACGATTTCGCAGCTGCTGAACGAAAAAGTAAGCACGATCGGCGAAAATATCTCCATCCGTCGTTTTGCACGTTTCGAACTGGGCGAAGGCCTTGAGAAAAAAGTCGACAACTTCGTTGAAGAAGTTATGGCTCAAGTCAAGTAA
- the rpsB gene encoding 30S ribosomal protein S2, whose amino-acid sequence MAVISMKQLLEAGVHFGHQTRRWNPKMDRYIFTERNGIYIIDLQKTVKKVDEAYNFVKSLAGEGGTLLFVGTKKQAQDSVRDEAERCGMYFINQRWLGGTLTNFQTIQKRIDRLKKLEAWEEDGTFEVLPKKEVILLRKEKDRLEKFLGGIKNMKKLPSALFIIDPRKERIAVAEARKLNIPIVGIVDTNCDPDEIDYVIPGNDDAIRAVKLLTGKMADAIIEGNQGEQTTA is encoded by the coding sequence ATGGCAGTTATCTCCATGAAACAGCTTCTCGAAGCTGGCGTACACTTCGGTCACCAAACTCGTCGTTGGAACCCGAAGATGGATCGTTACATTTTTACCGAAAGAAACGGAATCTACATCATCGACCTGCAAAAGACAGTCAAGAAAGTTGACGAAGCTTATAACTTCGTGAAAAGCCTGGCTGGCGAAGGCGGTACGCTCTTGTTCGTAGGTACCAAAAAACAAGCTCAGGATTCCGTAAGAGACGAAGCGGAACGCTGCGGCATGTACTTCATCAACCAACGTTGGCTCGGCGGCACGCTGACCAACTTCCAAACGATCCAAAAGCGGATCGACCGTCTGAAAAAGCTCGAAGCTTGGGAAGAAGACGGCACGTTCGAAGTTCTGCCTAAGAAAGAAGTTATCCTGCTCCGCAAAGAGAAGGATCGCCTCGAAAAATTCCTCGGCGGCATCAAGAACATGAAAAAACTGCCTAGCGCGCTGTTCATCATCGATCCTCGTAAAGAGCGTATCGCTGTTGCAGAAGCACGCAAGCTGAACATTCCGATCGTGGGCATCGTCGACACGAACTGCGATCCGGACGAAATCGACTACGTTATCCCAGGCAACGACGACGCGATCCGCGCCGTTAAACTGCTGACAGGTAAAATGGCCGACGCTATCATCGAAGGCAACCAAGGCGAACAAACAACTGCATAA
- a CDS encoding 1-deoxy-D-xylulose-5-phosphate reductoisomerase codes for MTKKIALLGSTGSIGTQTLQVVAEHPERFEIEALAAGGNTQLLLEQIRQFKPSKVSVATREAAQALKLQVPAGTQVYFGEEGLIEIAAGTDADTVVTAVTGSMGLPATLAAIDEGKTIALANKETLVTAGHLVMRRAAEKGVSILPVDSEHSAIFQCLNGEPRERLLGITLTASGGSFRHLSREELAGVTVEDALKHPNWSMGAKITIDSATMVNKGLEVIEAHWLFGLGYDEIGVLLHPESIIHSFVEFEDTSLIAQLGNPDMRVPIQYALTYPDRIPLRTKRLSLAEVGRLNFREMDFGRFPCLRMAYECGRMGGTAPTVFNAANEVAVARFLRREISFLQIEEILENVSARHVASADPDLETIREADEWARRIASE; via the coding sequence ATGACGAAAAAAATCGCGCTGCTCGGCTCTACCGGTTCGATCGGAACCCAGACGCTGCAGGTCGTAGCCGAACATCCCGAACGTTTCGAGATCGAAGCGTTGGCGGCCGGAGGCAATACGCAGCTGCTGCTGGAGCAGATCCGGCAGTTCAAGCCGTCCAAAGTGTCGGTCGCGACGCGGGAAGCCGCTCAGGCGCTGAAATTGCAGGTACCCGCAGGCACACAGGTCTATTTCGGCGAAGAAGGGCTGATCGAGATCGCGGCAGGAACAGACGCGGATACCGTCGTCACGGCCGTGACAGGCAGCATGGGGCTGCCGGCGACGCTTGCGGCGATCGACGAAGGCAAAACGATCGCGCTCGCCAACAAGGAGACGCTCGTAACGGCCGGCCATCTCGTAATGCGCCGCGCCGCCGAAAAAGGCGTTTCGATTCTGCCGGTGGACAGCGAACATTCCGCCATTTTCCAATGCTTGAACGGAGAACCGCGCGAGCGGCTGCTCGGCATCACGCTGACCGCTTCGGGCGGTTCGTTCCGTCATTTGAGCCGGGAAGAGCTGGCGGGCGTGACGGTGGAAGACGCGCTCAAGCATCCGAACTGGTCGATGGGCGCGAAGATCACGATCGATTCGGCGACGATGGTCAATAAAGGGCTCGAAGTGATCGAAGCGCATTGGCTGTTCGGTCTCGGCTACGACGAGATCGGGGTGCTGCTGCATCCCGAGAGCATCATCCATTCGTTTGTGGAATTCGAAGATACGAGCCTGATCGCCCAGCTCGGCAACCCCGATATGCGGGTTCCGATTCAATACGCGCTCACTTACCCGGATCGCATTCCGCTTCGGACCAAGCGATTGTCGCTGGCCGAAGTAGGCAGGCTGAACTTCCGGGAGATGGATTTCGGCCGCTTCCCTTGTTTAAGAATGGCCTATGAGTGTGGTAGAATGGGAGGAACCGCACCGACCGTATTCAACGCCGCGAACGAAGTCGCGGTCGCACGCTTTTTGCGCCGCGAAATCTCGTTCCTGCAGATCGAAGAGATCCTGGAGAACGTATCGGCACGGCACGTCGCCTCGGCCGATCCCGATCTGGAGACGATTCGCGAAGCCGACGAATGGGCAAGGCGGATCGCTTCCGAATAA
- the pyrH gene encoding UMP kinase: MMQPAFKRVVLKVSGESLAGQNGYGIDGLTIADIAEQIKEVVELGVEVAVVCGGGNIWRGIAGSASGIDRSTADYMGMLATVMNSLALQDALESINVPTRVQTSIAMQQIAEPYIRRRAIRHLEKGRVVIFAAGTGNPFFSTDTTAALRAAEIEAEVILMAKNKVDGVYSADPFVDSTAEKFEQLTYMEVLNLNLGVMDSTASSLCMDNNIPLIVFAITEKGNIKRVVLGEKIGTIVKGSVD, encoded by the coding sequence TTGATGCAGCCTGCATTTAAGCGAGTGGTACTCAAAGTCAGCGGCGAGTCGCTTGCGGGACAGAACGGATACGGAATTGACGGATTGACCATTGCCGATATTGCCGAACAAATCAAGGAAGTCGTGGAACTGGGTGTCGAAGTCGCCGTCGTCTGCGGCGGCGGCAACATCTGGCGGGGAATTGCCGGCAGTGCGAGCGGCATCGACCGTTCGACGGCGGATTACATGGGGATGCTGGCAACCGTCATGAACTCGCTGGCGCTTCAGGACGCGCTGGAGTCGATCAATGTGCCGACCCGCGTTCAGACCTCGATCGCCATGCAGCAGATCGCCGAGCCGTACATCCGCCGCAGAGCCATCCGCCATCTGGAAAAAGGCCGCGTCGTGATCTTTGCAGCCGGTACGGGCAATCCGTTCTTCTCGACCGATACGACGGCCGCACTGCGCGCCGCGGAGATCGAAGCGGAAGTCATCTTGATGGCGAAGAACAAAGTGGACGGCGTCTATTCGGCCGATCCGTTCGTCGACAGCACCGCGGAGAAGTTCGAACAGCTGACCTACATGGAAGTGCTGAACCTGAATCTGGGCGTAATGGACTCTACCGCTTCTTCCTTGTGCATGGACAACAATATTCCGCTGATCGTATTTGCCATTACCGAAAAGGGTAATATCAAAAGAGTCGTTCTCGGTGAAAAAATCGGAACGATCGTCAAAGGGAGTGTAGATTAA
- the frr gene encoding ribosome recycling factor, with translation MPQSVKKNAEERMGKAIQALQRDLSTLRAGRAVPALLDRIQVEYYGAPTPLSQLANINTPDSRTLMIQPWDKSSLGEIERAIQKSDLGLTPGNDGNAIRLSIPPLTEERRGELVKLTKKFGEEGKVAVRNIRRDANDDIKKMEKGEISEDESRGHQEDIQKLTDKYIAEVDRVIAAKEKEIMEV, from the coding sequence ATGCCTCAAAGTGTGAAGAAAAACGCGGAAGAACGGATGGGCAAAGCGATTCAGGCGCTTCAACGCGACCTGAGCACGCTGCGCGCCGGCCGTGCGGTACCGGCTCTGCTGGACCGGATTCAAGTCGAATACTACGGAGCTCCGACTCCGCTTAGCCAACTCGCGAACATCAACACGCCGGATTCCCGGACTTTGATGATTCAACCGTGGGACAAGTCTTCGCTGGGCGAAATCGAGCGCGCGATCCAGAAATCCGATCTCGGTCTGACGCCGGGCAACGACGGCAACGCGATTCGACTGAGCATTCCGCCTCTGACCGAAGAACGCCGCGGCGAACTCGTCAAGCTGACGAAGAAGTTCGGCGAAGAAGGCAAAGTGGCTGTACGCAACATCCGCCGCGATGCCAACGACGATATCAAGAAGATGGAAAAAGGCGAAATCTCCGAAGACGAATCCCGTGGCCATCAGGAAGACATCCAGAAGCTTACGGATAAATATATCGCGGAAGTCGATCGAGTCATCGCTGCAAAAGAAAAAGAAATTATGGAAGTTTAA
- a CDS encoding phosphatidate cytidylyltransferase, which produces MKQRIITGVVAGVLFLGLCVVGGIWYPALIMLMALVGYYEFAKMSTGAPFRSEAWIGYVGVAYLTFPWHVWNMDFPLPPLHAAWLMLLLLLCATVLTKNEINIRQASLLFLGAAYVGLGFYYIAISRETPDGQGLFWTFMLLLSIWGSDAGAYFTGKAFGKNKLWPAISPNKTIEGAVGGILIAVLIALGFSLAAPDMVDPLRAMLIGLAASVVGQMGDLIQSAYKRVYGIKDSGSILPGHGGILDRCDSWLAVFPFVHILLLLPY; this is translated from the coding sequence GTGAAACAACGAATTATAACCGGCGTGGTAGCCGGCGTGTTGTTCTTGGGATTGTGCGTAGTCGGAGGCATCTGGTACCCGGCGTTGATCATGCTGATGGCCCTTGTCGGCTACTACGAGTTTGCGAAGATGAGCACGGGGGCGCCGTTTCGGTCGGAAGCCTGGATCGGCTACGTAGGCGTCGCCTACCTGACCTTTCCCTGGCATGTATGGAATATGGATTTTCCGCTTCCTCCTCTGCATGCGGCCTGGCTTATGCTGTTGCTGCTGCTCTGCGCAACCGTACTTACCAAAAACGAAATCAATATCAGGCAGGCATCGCTGCTGTTTCTAGGCGCGGCTTATGTCGGCTTGGGTTTTTATTATATTGCCATCTCGCGCGAAACGCCGGACGGGCAAGGACTGTTCTGGACGTTCATGCTGCTGCTCAGCATTTGGGGCAGCGATGCCGGAGCGTATTTCACCGGCAAAGCGTTCGGCAAAAACAAGCTGTGGCCCGCGATCAGTCCGAACAAGACGATCGAAGGAGCGGTCGGAGGCATTTTGATCGCCGTTCTGATCGCGCTCGGATTTTCGCTGGCCGCGCCGGATATGGTAGACCCGCTGCGCGCGATGCTGATCGGCCTGGCCGCTTCGGTCGTCGGACAGATGGGGGACCTGATTCAGTCCGCCTACAAGCGCGTATACGGAATCAAGGATTCGGGCAGCATTCTTCCCGGTCACGGAGGGATATTGGACCGCTGCGACAGTTGGCTGGCCGTATTCCCGTTCGTACATATCCTGCTTTTGCTTCCTTACTAG